Proteins encoded in a region of the Natrarchaeobius halalkaliphilus genome:
- a CDS encoding ABC transporter substrate-binding protein, translating into MVDSQSHGDYGEIVSRRKFVELTGIAGAAALAGCSGGEETGNGNGNGNGSSSRDEAPDFSEARLRTANSFFDPADIQYNNHLWDGTTHINNSMFPELAKWNYVTQEWTPHAAVDWNAEPETFTVELRDDLVWSDGEPITADDLEDRLRIGEEMGEELFEFIDDYEAVDDTTLEISYPGGTNPFIVEQSLLHHHIDTPRQMWGEFVDMDDPDIGNIQSFTPMGLGGDDDVDEVIAGGTVVQDERATQNISFRVRHSDVEIDGQEIVPHPDADENINFAGYEMGFRGGNNEYHQSMMSGELDAMHSVFVPPETVDALGDDWQMIPTAMGFGPGLVFNHDDPHWGQREVRQAVAHIVDRERAVEAVGDTTQAHVETPSGISTSLVDEWIDKDPLDTYTGGEDAAESLLQDAGYERNDDGVWERDGDALEADILAPGGWTDWITAADSAIDNLNDFGIDVSMAVTPRPEITGERLPEGDFEIVIEGWIPGGMNGFWPYFSFEHVYRNTEFADEENRPWNNLPQELDGIDTHERLNDFAGTQDQEEMEEIVQELAELYNEILPAVPLTEGFEQSFLSYDGWNFSTDAEDVHNQWPLHWLPKQGQLWATE; encoded by the coding sequence ATGGTTGACAGCCAATCGCATGGGGACTACGGTGAGATAGTCTCTCGACGGAAGTTCGTGGAACTAACGGGTATCGCGGGAGCAGCAGCACTTGCGGGCTGTTCCGGTGGGGAAGAAACTGGAAACGGGAACGGGAACGGAAACGGATCGAGTTCACGCGATGAGGCACCGGATTTCTCCGAGGCCCGACTCAGAACCGCCAACTCGTTTTTCGACCCCGCCGACATTCAGTATAACAACCACCTCTGGGACGGCACGACCCACATCAACAACTCCATGTTCCCGGAGCTGGCGAAGTGGAACTACGTCACCCAGGAGTGGACGCCCCACGCGGCCGTCGACTGGAACGCGGAACCGGAGACGTTCACCGTCGAGCTCCGTGATGACCTCGTCTGGAGCGACGGAGAACCGATCACGGCGGACGACCTAGAGGACCGGCTACGGATCGGAGAGGAGATGGGCGAAGAGCTCTTCGAGTTTATCGACGACTACGAAGCCGTCGACGACACGACGCTCGAGATCTCGTATCCGGGGGGAACAAACCCATTCATCGTTGAACAGTCACTCTTGCACCACCACATCGATACGCCACGACAGATGTGGGGTGAGTTCGTCGATATGGACGACCCCGACATCGGGAACATCCAGTCGTTTACACCGATGGGTCTGGGTGGCGACGACGACGTGGACGAAGTCATCGCAGGCGGCACGGTCGTCCAGGACGAACGTGCGACCCAGAATATCTCATTCCGCGTGCGACACTCCGATGTGGAAATCGACGGTCAGGAGATCGTTCCCCACCCGGACGCCGACGAGAACATCAACTTCGCCGGCTACGAGATGGGATTCCGAGGCGGGAACAACGAGTACCACCAGAGCATGATGTCCGGTGAACTCGATGCGATGCACAGCGTCTTCGTTCCTCCGGAGACGGTCGATGCACTGGGAGACGATTGGCAGATGATTCCGACCGCGATGGGATTCGGCCCGGGACTCGTCTTCAATCACGACGACCCCCACTGGGGACAGCGAGAAGTTCGGCAGGCGGTCGCCCACATCGTCGACCGAGAACGAGCCGTCGAGGCCGTCGGAGACACGACTCAGGCACACGTCGAAACCCCGTCGGGAATCTCGACGTCGCTCGTCGATGAGTGGATCGACAAGGACCCGCTCGACACCTACACTGGCGGCGAGGACGCGGCGGAATCGCTGCTCCAGGACGCCGGATACGAACGCAACGACGACGGTGTCTGGGAGCGCGACGGTGACGCCCTCGAGGCGGACATTCTCGCACCCGGTGGCTGGACCGACTGGATCACCGCAGCCGACTCCGCGATCGACAACCTCAACGACTTCGGTATCGACGTGTCGATGGCGGTCACGCCGCGTCCGGAGATCACGGGCGAACGGCTGCCCGAAGGTGACTTCGAGATTGTCATCGAAGGATGGATTCCGGGCGGCATGAACGGGTTCTGGCCGTACTTCTCGTTCGAACACGTCTACCGAAATACGGAGTTCGCCGACGAGGAGAACCGACCGTGGAACAACCTGCCACAGGAACTCGACGGTATCGATACCCACGAACGACTCAACGACTTCGCTGGAACGCAGGATCAAGAGGAGATGGAGGAGATCGTTCAGGAACTGGCGGAACTCTACAACGAGATCCTCCCGGCCGTTCCGCTCACCGAGGGGTTCGAGCAGTCGTTCCTCAGCTACGATGGCTGGAACTTCTCCACCGACGCGGAGGACGTTCACAACCAG
- a CDS encoding HEAT repeat domain-containing protein produces the protein MSDLTTRSMELLEQAGTNPVAVEVDELEPLLDHENGHVRHTALRTLALVCEADPDRVRPVVDSVRDRVDDSYSIASSTALVVLSLVGETEPDAVRPIAPAIIDRLDDPSPGYRFRAASALVPLAEPYPDIFVEHADDLVDLLRENAAVDPMGSDALERDNLSPDRLRTMNEARTRDRGLSIAFREILAHLLVHVASVDPAAIAHRLETITDELDESADPVRQALVEVFRHVAEADAVDCEIPIGSLVALLEDGTPTTRARVVRTLGFAEAIEAVAPLRSLADRADDEAVSELASETADWLADR, from the coding sequence ATGAGCGATCTCACGACCCGCTCGATGGAACTCCTCGAGCAGGCGGGAACGAACCCCGTCGCCGTCGAGGTAGACGAACTCGAGCCCCTGCTCGATCACGAAAACGGACACGTGCGACACACCGCGTTACGAACGCTGGCACTCGTCTGTGAGGCGGATCCGGATCGGGTTCGACCAGTGGTCGACTCCGTTCGTGACCGCGTCGACGATTCGTACTCGATCGCCTCGAGTACGGCGCTGGTGGTTCTTTCGCTCGTCGGGGAGACCGAACCGGATGCCGTCCGTCCGATCGCTCCGGCAATTATCGATCGACTCGACGATCCGTCTCCCGGCTACCGTTTCAGGGCGGCCTCAGCGCTGGTTCCGCTGGCGGAACCGTATCCCGACATCTTCGTCGAGCACGCGGACGATCTCGTCGATCTCCTCCGTGAAAACGCGGCCGTCGACCCGATGGGATCGGACGCGCTCGAGAGAGACAATCTCAGTCCGGATCGACTGCGAACGATGAACGAGGCCCGGACCCGAGACAGGGGATTATCGATCGCATTTCGCGAGATACTCGCACACCTTCTGGTTCACGTCGCTTCCGTAGATCCGGCCGCCATTGCCCACCGACTCGAGACGATAACGGATGAACTCGACGAAAGCGCAGATCCGGTTCGTCAGGCGCTGGTCGAGGTGTTCAGACACGTCGCAGAAGCCGACGCCGTCGACTGTGAGATCCCGATCGGTTCGCTGGTGGCGCTGCTCGAAGACGGGACGCCGACGACCCGGGCTCGTGTCGTTCGGACCCTCGGGTTTGCCGAAGCGATCGAAGCGGTCGCTCCCCTTCGTTCGCTGGCTGACCGAGCGGACGACGAGGCCGTCAGCGAACTCGCTTCCGAGACCGCAGACTGGCTCGCAGACCGGTAA